In Rhodobacter sp. 24-YEA-8, the following are encoded in one genomic region:
- the betI gene encoding choline-responsive transcriptional repressor BetI → MPKLGMEPIRKDALIKATIVEIGRTGSLDVTVSQIAKRAGMSSALAHHYFGSKEEIFLAAMRHILSLYGAEVRGALAVAEGDEARVRAILRASFSPGNFRREVVGAWLNFWVLAQTSEGARRLLAIYQGRLRSNLLAPLRGLAGSRAGELAEALGAMIDGLYLREVLKKGTPDGAGAARMALAYLDAELGRKDKA, encoded by the coding sequence ATGCCGAAGCTTGGAATGGAGCCTATCCGAAAGGATGCGCTGATCAAAGCCACCATTGTCGAGATCGGGCGCACCGGCTCCCTGGATGTGACGGTCAGTCAGATCGCAAAGCGGGCTGGCATGTCTTCGGCGCTGGCGCATCATTACTTTGGTTCCAAAGAAGAAATCTTTCTGGCCGCGATGCGCCATATCCTTTCGCTTTACGGCGCCGAGGTGCGCGGTGCGCTGGCGGTGGCCGAGGGCGACGAGGCGCGGGTCAGGGCGATTTTGCGCGCCTCTTTCAGCCCCGGGAACTTCCGGCGCGAGGTGGTCGGGGCCTGGCTGAATTTCTGGGTGCTGGCCCAGACATCTGAAGGCGCACGGCGTTTGCTGGCGATTTATCAGGGACGGCTCAGGTCGAATCTGCTGGCGCCCCTGCGCGGGCTGGCAGGCAGCCGGGCCGGGGAACTGGCCGAGGCGCTTGGTGCGATGATTGACGGGCTTTATCTGCGCGAGGTCCTGAAAAAGGGCACGCCGGACGGGGCAGGCGCGGCGCGGATGGCGCTGGCCTATCTGGATGCGGAACTTGGAAGGAAAGACAAGGCATGA
- the betB gene encoding betaine-aldehyde dehydrogenase codes for MKAQPKASHFIGGVYVEDSAGAEITVLFPGTGEVIARLHEATPALVDQAVASAAQAQKEWRRMRPVERARVLSRAAAIIRERGEELAQLETLDTGKPIQETRVADWPSGADALEYFAGLAPTVTGETIPLGQDMVYTIREPLGVCVGIGAWNYPSQIACWKSAPALAMGNAMVFKPSEVTPLGALKLAEIFIEAGLPAGLFNVLQGRGAVGASLISDSRVAKVSLTGSVPTGQKVYAKAAEGLRHVTMELGGKSPLIIFDDASLEDAVGAAMLANFYSAGQVCSNGTRVFVQKGLKDRFLARLAERSRQIRMGDPLDEAVQMGPLVSQAQLEKVTGFISRAKSEGARLVTGGGRGASNDGWFVEPTVFADVTDQMEIAREEVFGPVMAVLDFETEDEVIARANATEFGLAAGVFTRDIARAHRVIAELEAGTCWINAYNLTPVEAPFGGSKLSGVGRENGHAAVEHYSQVKSVYLGLGPVDAPY; via the coding sequence ATGAAGGCGCAACCGAAGGCGAGCCATTTTATCGGCGGCGTTTATGTCGAGGACAGTGCGGGGGCGGAGATCACCGTTCTCTTTCCCGGCACCGGCGAGGTGATCGCGCGGCTCCATGAGGCAACGCCGGCACTGGTGGATCAGGCGGTGGCATCTGCGGCGCAGGCGCAGAAGGAATGGCGCCGCATGCGCCCGGTCGAACGCGCCCGGGTGCTGTCGCGCGCGGCCGCGATCATCCGCGAACGCGGCGAGGAACTCGCGCAGCTTGAAACCCTCGATACTGGCAAACCGATCCAGGAGACACGGGTCGCAGACTGGCCATCAGGCGCCGATGCGCTGGAATATTTCGCGGGCCTCGCGCCCACCGTGACCGGCGAGACGATCCCGCTGGGTCAGGATATGGTCTATACAATCCGCGAACCTCTGGGCGTTTGCGTCGGCATCGGCGCCTGGAACTACCCCAGCCAGATCGCCTGCTGGAAATCGGCCCCGGCGCTGGCGATGGGCAATGCGATGGTGTTCAAACCTTCGGAAGTCACGCCGCTTGGCGCGCTGAAACTGGCGGAAATCTTCATTGAGGCAGGTCTTCCGGCGGGGCTTTTCAACGTTCTGCAGGGCAGGGGCGCGGTCGGCGCCAGCCTGATCTCTGACAGCCGCGTGGCCAAGGTCTCGCTGACCGGCTCGGTTCCGACCGGGCAAAAGGTCTATGCCAAAGCCGCCGAAGGGCTGCGTCACGTCACGATGGAGCTTGGCGGCAAATCGCCCCTGATCATTTTTGACGACGCGAGCCTTGAGGATGCGGTCGGCGCGGCGATGCTCGCGAATTTCTATTCGGCGGGTCAGGTCTGTTCCAATGGCACCCGGGTCTTCGTGCAAAAGGGGCTGAAAGACCGCTTCCTCGCGCGTCTGGCCGAGCGTTCCCGGCAGATCCGGATGGGAGATCCGCTGGATGAGGCGGTGCAGATGGGGCCGCTGGTCTCGCAGGCGCAGCTGGAAAAGGTCACGGGCTTTATCTCGCGGGCAAAATCCGAGGGTGCGCGGCTGGTCACCGGCGGTGGGCGCGGCGCCTCGAATGACGGCTGGTTTGTCGAGCCCACGGTTTTTGCCGATGTCACTGATCAGATGGAGATCGCGCGCGAAGAGGTCTTCGGCCCGGTGATGGCGGTTCTCGATTTCGAGACCGAAGACGAGGTGATCGCCCGCGCCAATGCTACCGAATTCGGTCTTGCGGCAGGGGTCTTTACCCGGGATATCGCCCGCGCGCATCGCGTGATCGCAGAGCTTGAGGCCGGCACCTGCTGGATCAACGCCTATAACCTGACGCCGGTAGAGGCGCCCTTTGGCGGGTCGAAACTGTCGGGTGTCGGGCGTGAAAACGGCCATGCGGCTGTCGAACATTACTCTCAGGTAAAGTCGGTCTATCTGGGTCTGGGCCCGGTCGACGCGCCTTACTGA
- the betA gene encoding choline dehydrogenase: MVADYVIVGAGSAGCAMAYRLTEAGKRVTVIEHGGSDFGPFIQMPGALSYPMNMGIYDWGLKSEPEPHLGGRVLATPRGKVIGGSSSINGMVYVRGHAKDYDTWAGMGADGWSYADVLPYFKRMEHSHGGEGPEWRGTDGPLHITRGPRDNPLFDAFIEAGAAAGYPVTQDYNGRQQEGFGPMEATIWKGRRWSAANAYLKPALKTGNLQIIRGLARKVVIENGRAVGVDVDTKAGRQVIRAGSEVILAASSLNSPKLLMLSGIGPAAHLKEHGIEVLADRPGVGANLQDHMEIYMQFQATQPITLYKYWNLFGKAWVGANWLFLGRGPGTSNQFEACGFIRSREGVEYPDIQYHFLPIAVRYDGKAAAGGHGFQVHVGPMRSKSRGSVTLRSSRPEDAPVIRFNYMSDPDDWVDFRACVRLTREIFAQDPMAQYVKSEIQPGPAVGTDAEIDAFIREHAESAYHPCGTARMGRRDDPMAVVDPECRVIGVEGLRLADSSIFPQVTNGNLNGPSIMTGEKAADHILGRQPLPALNNEPWINPAWATSQR, encoded by the coding sequence ATGGTTGCTGATTATGTCATCGTCGGTGCGGGTTCGGCGGGATGCGCCATGGCGTATCGGCTGACCGAGGCCGGCAAGCGTGTGACGGTGATCGAACATGGCGGATCGGATTTCGGGCCGTTCATCCAGATGCCGGGTGCGCTCTCTTACCCGATGAATATGGGCATATACGACTGGGGCCTGAAATCCGAACCCGAGCCGCATCTTGGCGGCCGTGTGCTTGCCACGCCGCGCGGCAAGGTGATCGGCGGATCTTCCTCGATCAATGGCATGGTCTATGTGCGCGGCCATGCGAAGGATTACGACACCTGGGCCGGGATGGGGGCGGATGGCTGGTCCTATGCCGATGTTCTCCCCTATTTCAAACGGATGGAACATTCCCATGGCGGCGAGGGGCCGGAATGGCGCGGCACCGATGGCCCGCTGCACATCACCCGGGGTCCGCGTGACAATCCGTTGTTTGACGCCTTTATCGAGGCGGGGGCGGCCGCCGGCTATCCGGTGACACAGGATTACAACGGCCGCCAGCAGGAGGGCTTTGGCCCGATGGAGGCGACGATCTGGAAAGGCCGGCGCTGGTCGGCGGCGAATGCCTATCTCAAACCGGCGCTGAAGACCGGAAATCTGCAGATTATCCGCGGCCTTGCCCGTAAGGTGGTGATCGAGAATGGCCGCGCGGTCGGGGTCGATGTCGATACAAAGGCCGGGCGTCAGGTGATCCGCGCGGGTTCGGAAGTGATCCTCGCCGCCTCATCGCTCAATTCGCCAAAGCTCCTGATGCTGTCCGGGATCGGCCCGGCGGCACATCTGAAAGAACACGGGATCGAAGTTCTGGCTGACCGCCCGGGCGTTGGCGCCAATCTCCAGGACCATATGGAGATCTATATGCAATTCCAGGCGACGCAGCCGATCACGCTTTATAAATACTGGAATTTGTTCGGGAAGGCCTGGGTTGGTGCGAACTGGCTGTTCCTCGGGCGCGGCCCGGGAACATCGAACCAGTTCGAGGCCTGCGGCTTTATCCGATCGCGCGAAGGCGTCGAATATCCTGATATCCAGTACCATTTCCTGCCGATTGCCGTGCGCTATGATGGCAAGGCCGCGGCGGGCGGCCATGGCTTCCAGGTGCATGTCGGGCCGATGCGGTCGAAATCGCGCGGCTCGGTGACGCTGCGTTCGTCCCGTCCCGAAGATGCGCCGGTGATCCGTTTTAACTATATGTCGGACCCCGATGACTGGGTCGATTTCCGCGCCTGTGTGCGGCTCACGCGTGAGATTTTTGCGCAGGATCCCATGGCGCAATATGTGAAATCCGAGATCCAGCCGGGCCCGGCTGTCGGCACTGATGCCGAGATCGATGCCTTTATCCGCGAACATGCCGAAAGCGCCTATCACCCCTGCGGCACTGCGCGGATGGGGCGGCGCGATGACCCGATGGCGGTGGTAGACCCGGAATGCCGGGTGATCGGGGTCGAAGGGCTGCGCCTTGCCGACAGCTCGATCTTCCCGCAGGTGACCAATGGCAATCTCAACGGCCCCTCGATCATGACCGGCGAAAAGGCCGCCGATCATATCCTGGGTCGCCAGCCCTTGCCGGCGCTGAACAACGAGCCCTGGATAAATCCCGCCTGGGCGACCAGCCAACGCTGA
- a CDS encoding glutamine synthetase family protein: MSNWTEKLPKAARDYIGKRRVDEVECVIGDIAGVARGKAMPAAKFAKQTNYFLPNSIFLQTITGEWADSPFDAFTEPDMILEPDWSTATAAPWTADITLQVIHDAKDQQGNLVPFSPRNVLRRIVGLYEEQGWKPVVAPEMEFFLTARNIDPNMPVIPPMGRTGRRAAGKQAYSLSAIDEYGKVIDDIYDFAEAQGLEIDGILQEGGAGQIELNLAHGDPIELADHVFYFKRLIREAALRHDCFATFMAKPIAGEPGSAMHIHTSVVDLKTGKNIFSGAKGVETEEFQHFIAGMQNHMGAAIALMAPYVNSYRRYVPDFAAPINLEWGRDNRTTGLRVPISGPAARRIENRLPGMDCNPYLGIAATLACGYLGLMEKKAARPEFTGSAYIDSDEIPVNLGDALDLLDEDLALKNVMGVDFIKCYDSVKRNEYKEFLQVISPWEREHLLLNV, from the coding sequence ATGTCCAACTGGACGGAAAAACTGCCCAAAGCGGCACGGGACTATATCGGTAAACGTCGCGTCGATGAGGTGGAATGCGTGATCGGCGATATTGCCGGTGTGGCACGCGGCAAGGCCATGCCTGCCGCGAAATTCGCAAAACAAACCAATTACTTCCTGCCAAACTCCATCTTTCTGCAGACCATCACCGGTGAATGGGCCGACAGCCCCTTCGACGCCTTTACCGAGCCGGACATGATCCTCGAGCCCGACTGGTCCACCGCGACCGCCGCGCCCTGGACCGCCGATATCACGCTCCAGGTGATCCATGATGCGAAAGATCAGCAGGGCAATCTGGTGCCGTTTTCGCCCCGGAATGTGCTGCGCCGGATCGTGGGACTTTACGAGGAACAGGGCTGGAAACCGGTCGTTGCGCCCGAGATGGAATTCTTCCTGACCGCGCGCAATATCGACCCAAATATGCCGGTAATCCCGCCGATGGGGCGCACCGGGCGCCGTGCCGCCGGGAAACAGGCCTACAGCCTTTCCGCAATCGACGAATATGGCAAGGTGATCGACGATATCTATGATTTCGCCGAAGCCCAGGGGCTGGAAATCGACGGTATCCTGCAGGAAGGCGGCGCCGGACAGATCGAACTGAACCTCGCGCATGGCGACCCGATTGAACTGGCGGATCATGTGTTCTACTTCAAACGCCTGATCCGCGAGGCGGCACTGCGCCATGATTGTTTCGCGACCTTCATGGCCAAGCCCATCGCAGGCGAGCCTGGATCTGCCATGCATATCCACACCTCGGTCGTGGATCTGAAAACCGGAAAGAACATCTTCTCCGGTGCCAAGGGCGTCGAGACCGAAGAGTTCCAGCATTTCATCGCCGGGATGCAGAACCATATGGGGGCGGCAATCGCGCTGATGGCGCCCTATGTGAATTCTTACCGCCGTTACGTTCCGGATTTCGCGGCGCCGATCAATCTGGAATGGGGCCGCGACAACCGCACGACCGGCCTGCGGGTACCGATCTCTGGTCCGGCGGCGCGGCGCATCGAAAACCGCCTGCCGGGGATGGATTGCAACCCCTATCTCGGCATCGCGGCGACCTTGGCCTGCGGCTATCTCGGGCTGATGGAAAAGAAAGCCGCGCGCCCGGAATTCACCGGCTCCGCCTATATCGATTCGGATGAGATCCCGGTGAACCTTGGCGATGCGCTGGATCTTCTGGATGAGGACCTGGCCCTGAAAAACGTGATGGGCGTCGATTTCATCAAATGCTACGATTCGGTGAAACGCAACGAATACAAAGAGTTCCTCCAGGTCATCAGCCCATGGGAGCGTGAGCATCTGCTCCTGAACGTGTGA
- a CDS encoding FAD-binding oxidoreductase: MAVNLLHANDQQGQYPDSWYAATRVALAPFPRATGEIRADVCVVGAGYTGLSSALHLAQKGLKVVVLEAHRVGFGASGRNGGQVGSGQRQDQDWLEKVAGRENARRLWDMAQDAKALVRDLAAGMEAVHYRPGIAHACWHQSEVDHAKHYAEKLARDYDYHEVEPLDREGLRALVGSEAFKGGDIDRGAGHIHALNFVIGLAKLAMAAGVQIFEESEVTRLIYGDKPVAETAGARVTCDHMVLAVNGYVGSLEKTIAARVMPINNFVVATEPLGARAKEILATPIAVHDTKFVVNYWRLSEDDRLIFGGAESYGYRFPDVAKVVRKPLLEIYPQLAETRIDYAWGGTLAITVNRMPCFARPAKNVLSASGYSGHGVALATLAGKMIAEAVSAEASGQTGGKTRGGFDLLADLPHRRFPGGQALRWPLLVSAMTWFSLRDRLGW, encoded by the coding sequence ATGGCGGTCAATCTTCTGCACGCCAATGACCAGCAAGGGCAATATCCCGACAGCTGGTATGCGGCGACCCGTGTAGCCCTTGCGCCCTTTCCGCGCGCCACGGGCGAAATCCGTGCCGATGTCTGCGTTGTGGGGGCCGGCTATACCGGCCTCTCAAGCGCGCTGCATCTGGCGCAAAAAGGGCTGAAGGTTGTGGTGCTCGAGGCGCATCGCGTCGGTTTTGGCGCCTCGGGCAGGAATGGCGGCCAGGTCGGCTCCGGCCAGCGCCAGGACCAGGACTGGCTGGAGAAGGTCGCCGGGCGCGAAAATGCACGGCGGCTCTGGGATATGGCGCAGGATGCCAAAGCGCTGGTGCGCGATCTCGCCGCCGGGATGGAAGCGGTCCATTACCGCCCGGGCATCGCCCATGCCTGCTGGCACCAGTCCGAGGTCGATCACGCGAAGCACTATGCCGAAAAGCTTGCCCGGGATTATGATTACCACGAGGTCGAGCCGCTCGACCGCGAGGGGCTGCGCGCGCTGGTGGGGTCTGAGGCGTTCAAAGGCGGTGATATCGACCGCGGCGCCGGCCATATCCATGCGCTGAATTTCGTGATCGGGCTGGCAAAGCTGGCAATGGCCGCCGGAGTGCAGATTTTCGAGGAAAGCGAAGTCACCAGGCTGATCTATGGCGATAAGCCGGTGGCCGAAACGGCCGGGGCCCGGGTCACGTGCGACCATATGGTGCTGGCGGTGAATGGCTATGTCGGCAGCCTGGAAAAGACCATCGCGGCGCGGGTGATGCCGATCAACAATTTCGTGGTGGCGACCGAACCGCTGGGCGCACGCGCGAAAGAGATCCTTGCCACGCCCATCGCCGTGCATGACACCAAATTCGTGGTGAATTACTGGCGTCTGTCGGAAGATGACCGGCTGATCTTTGGCGGTGCGGAAAGCTATGGCTACCGTTTTCCCGATGTGGCGAAGGTGGTCAGAAAGCCCTTGCTGGAGATCTATCCACAGCTTGCTGAAACCCGGATCGATTACGCCTGGGGTGGCACGCTGGCGATCACCGTCAACCGGATGCCGTGCTTCGCGCGACCGGCGAAAAATGTGCTCTCGGCCTCGGGCTATTCCGGCCATGGTGTCGCGCTGGCGACGCTTGCGGGCAAGATGATTGCCGAAGCGGTTTCCGCCGAGGCCTCCGGGCAGACTGGGGGAAAGACAAGGGGCGGCTTTGATCTTCTGGCAGACCTGCCGCATCGCCGTTTTCCGGGTGGCCAGGCGCTGCGCTGGCCCCTGCTGGTCAGCGCCATGACCTGGTTCTCGCTTCGCGACCGGCTGGGCTGGTGA
- a CDS encoding ABC transporter permease has product MTCWDTVQAYWLRSLGFGENALPLTNISLCDQFVLIGSGMLWNLYFGLLALSLGFVFAVGLAMAKASRNKWIRKPAEWYIFIFRGSPLFIQFFLVYFFITTVLRGSVDVFGLFTIPTAWLANAWAGAALTLFLNTSAYSAEIFYGALMTVPKGDLEAADAYGITGRDRFFRIEWPTMLRLGWPAYTNEAIFLFHATTLVFFSGFPAFQQRGDALYYANYLADKTFNPFVPYPIVAFYFIILTLVLIGIFGLVNQRLNRHLPSYQKKRIRLRPQLIR; this is encoded by the coding sequence ATGACCTGCTGGGATACTGTTCAGGCCTATTGGCTGCGCTCGCTGGGTTTTGGCGAAAATGCACTGCCCCTCACCAATATCTCGCTCTGCGATCAGTTCGTGCTGATCGGATCGGGGATGCTCTGGAACCTCTATTTCGGCCTGCTGGCGCTTTCTTTGGGCTTTGTCTTTGCCGTCGGCCTCGCAATGGCCAAAGCCTCACGCAACAAATGGATCCGCAAGCCCGCCGAGTGGTATATCTTTATCTTCCGCGGCTCGCCGCTCTTCATCCAGTTCTTCCTCGTATATTTCTTCATCACCACCGTGCTGCGCGGTTCGGTCGATGTGTTCGGCCTATTCACCATTCCAACCGCCTGGCTGGCCAATGCCTGGGCGGGGGCGGCCCTCACCCTCTTCCTCAACACATCCGCCTATAGTGCCGAGATCTTCTACGGGGCGCTGATGACCGTGCCGAAAGGCGATCTCGAGGCGGCCGACGCCTATGGCATCACCGGGCGTGACCGGTTTTTCCGCATCGAATGGCCGACCATGCTGCGGCTCGGCTGGCCCGCCTATACCAATGAGGCGATCTTTCTCTTCCACGCCACGACGCTGGTGTTCTTTTCCGGCTTCCCGGCGTTTCAGCAACGCGGCGACGCGCTCTATTACGCGAATTACCTCGCCGACAAGACCTTCAACCCCTTTGTCCCCTATCCGATCGTCGCCTTCTATTTCATCATCCTGACGCTGGTTCTGATCGGGATCTTCGGTCTGGTGAACCAGCGGCTGAACCGTCACCTGCCCTCGTATCAGAAGAAAAGAATTCGCTTGCGTCCTCAGCTGATCCGCTAG
- the choX gene encoding choline ABC transporter substrate-binding protein — protein MTLRSIFLASAATLTLSGAAQAAGCDKIVFSDVGWTDITATTAATTEVLKALGYETEVKILSVPVTYAGLAQGDIDIFLGNWMPTMEGDIASYREAGTVDTVRTNLTGAKYTLATNEAGAAAGISDFSNIKDQADALESKIYGIEAGNDGNRLILDMIGADQFGLGKFDIVESSEQGMLAQVERNSAASKPIVFLAWEPHPMNSNFKLTYLSGGDDVFGPDFGGAIVNTNTRKGFVAECPNTGKFLENLEFSLAMENEIMGAILNDSADPNEAAKAWLKANPDAWEPWLAGVTTKDGGDAVAAVEAGLN, from the coding sequence ATGACCCTGCGTTCCATCTTCCTCGCCAGTGCCGCAACCCTCACCCTTTCCGGCGCCGCCCAGGCGGCAGGCTGCGACAAGATCGTTTTCTCGGATGTCGGCTGGACCGATATCACCGCCACCACCGCCGCCACGACCGAAGTGCTCAAAGCGCTCGGTTATGAGACCGAAGTTAAGATCCTCTCGGTCCCGGTCACCTATGCCGGTCTCGCCCAGGGCGATATCGATATCTTCCTCGGCAACTGGATGCCAACGATGGAGGGCGATATCGCCTCTTACCGCGAGGCGGGCACGGTAGACACCGTGCGCACCAACCTGACCGGTGCGAAATACACCCTTGCGACCAATGAGGCCGGAGCGGCTGCGGGGATCTCGGATTTCTCGAATATCAAAGACCAGGCCGATGCGCTGGAAAGCAAGATCTACGGCATCGAGGCCGGCAATGACGGCAACCGCCTGATCCTCGACATGATCGGCGCCGATCAGTTCGGCCTTGGCAAATTCGATATCGTCGAAAGCTCGGAACAGGGCATGCTGGCCCAGGTGGAGCGCAACAGCGCGGCCAGTAAACCGATCGTCTTCCTCGCCTGGGAACCGCATCCGATGAACTCGAACTTCAAACTGACCTATCTTTCAGGCGGTGATGATGTCTTTGGCCCGGATTTCGGCGGTGCCATCGTGAACACCAATACCCGCAAGGGCTTTGTCGCTGAATGCCCCAATACCGGCAAGTTCCTCGAAAACCTGGAATTCTCGCTGGCGATGGAAAATGAGATCATGGGGGCGATCCTCAATGACAGCGCCGATCCGAATGAGGCGGCGAAAGCCTGGCTTAAAGCCAATCCCGACGCCTGGGAGCCCTGGCTTGCCGGTGTGACCACCAAAGACGGCGGCGACGCAGTGGCGGCGGTCGAAGCCGGCCTGAACTGA
- a CDS encoding YdcH family protein has translation MSNTPHTLQEEFPGKEARITELKVSNARFAKLLEEYDTVNDQVHRAETRIDTVSEEHEDALRRSRSRIKDQIYAMIQDQ, from the coding sequence ATGTCGAACACGCCGCACACGCTGCAAGAGGAATTTCCGGGCAAAGAGGCCCGCATCACCGAGCTGAAGGTCTCGAATGCCCGTTTCGCGAAGCTGCTCGAGGAATATGACACAGTGAATGATCAGGTTCACCGCGCCGAGACGCGGATCGACACCGTGTCGGAAGAACATGAGGACGCGCTGCGCCGGTCGCGCTCGCGCATCAAAGATCAGATCTATGCGATGATCCAGGACCAGTAA
- a CDS encoding type 1 glutamine amidotransferase: MIIGILQTGASPDALKPTMGDYPDFFERLLADRGLEFRRFTVMEMDFPSSVHDCDGWLITGSRFGAYEDHPFIKPLEAFIREAYAEHVPVVGICFGHQIIAQAMGGRVEKYKGGWSVGPTDYHFGSGPDAETITLNAWHQDQVVEKPEMAEVIASTDFCSNAGLLYDDRMFTVQPHPEFKKDFIEGLIKYRGPGLVPQATLDAATEKIDTPLGTTTMAERIADFFLSHQTRAAQRRA; this comes from the coding sequence ATGATCATCGGCATCCTGCAAACCGGGGCCTCCCCCGACGCCCTCAAACCCACCATGGGCGATTATCCCGATTTCTTCGAGCGCCTGCTCGCGGATCGCGGCTTGGAATTCCGCCGCTTCACCGTGATGGAGATGGATTTCCCGTCTTCCGTCCATGACTGTGACGGCTGGCTGATCACCGGTTCGCGATTCGGCGCCTATGAGGATCACCCGTTCATCAAGCCACTCGAAGCCTTTATCCGCGAGGCCTATGCCGAACATGTGCCGGTCGTGGGCATCTGCTTTGGCCATCAGATCATCGCCCAGGCGATGGGCGGCCGCGTCGAGAAATATAAAGGCGGCTGGTCGGTCGGCCCGACCGATTACCATTTCGGCTCCGGCCCTGATGCTGAAACGATCACGCTGAACGCCTGGCACCAGGATCAGGTGGTCGAAAAGCCCGAAATGGCCGAGGTCATCGCCTCGACCGATTTCTGCTCCAATGCCGGGCTGCTTTACGATGACCGCATGTTCACCGTGCAGCCGCATCCGGAATTTAAGAAAGATTTCATCGAAGGTCTGATCAAATATCGCGGCCCGGGCCTCGTGCCACAAGCGACACTGGATGCCGCAACAGAGAAGATCGACACGCCGCTTGGGACCACGACCATGGCGGAAAGAATCGCGGATTTCTTTCTCTCTCACCAGACAAGGGCCGCACAGCGCCGCGCGTGA
- a CDS encoding glutamine synthetase family protein: MKDWLRKHPQVRTIRVAAADLNGQARGKRVPARFADNVVKSGVRFPYSVLNLDIWGEDIDDSPLVFEEGDQDGTLRPTERGFMPMPWLESPSALLPIWMYRENGKPYEGDPRHALRAVVDRYKARGLTPVCAMELEFFLIDDSGKTMQVPLSPRSGKRRKAAEALSIRALDAFDVFFTDLYDACEAMDIPADTTTSETGLGQFEVNLMHCDDALRAADDAWFFKMLVKGLARRHGFAASFMAKPYADYSGSGLHTHFSVLDQKGDNIFDSGGPKGTALLRHAVAGCLEAMHDSTLLFAPHANSFDRLVPDAHAPTAICWGYENRTAAIRIPSGNPAARRIEHRVAGGDVNPYLMLAAILGAALSGIEDGKEPVAPISGNSYALDLPQIPTTWQDAIDAFEFSPHVARFLPPELIANMVMTKRQELHYTAELSPEELVELYLDTV; the protein is encoded by the coding sequence ATGAAGGACTGGCTCAGAAAACATCCGCAGGTCCGCACAATTCGTGTGGCCGCGGCTGATCTCAACGGGCAGGCGCGCGGCAAGCGCGTTCCGGCGCGCTTTGCCGATAATGTGGTGAAAAGCGGCGTACGTTTCCCCTATTCTGTCTTGAACCTCGACATCTGGGGTGAAGATATCGACGACAGCCCGCTGGTTTTTGAGGAGGGTGACCAGGACGGCACCCTGCGCCCGACCGAGCGCGGCTTCATGCCGATGCCCTGGCTGGAAAGCCCTTCGGCCTTGCTGCCGATCTGGATGTACCGCGAAAACGGCAAACCCTATGAGGGCGATCCCCGCCATGCTTTGCGCGCGGTCGTCGACCGCTACAAGGCACGTGGCCTGACGCCCGTCTGCGCGATGGAGCTGGAGTTCTTCCTGATCGACGATTCCGGCAAGACGATGCAGGTGCCGCTTTCGCCCCGTTCGGGCAAGCGCCGCAAGGCGGCCGAGGCGCTTTCGATCCGGGCACTGGACGCTTTCGACGTCTTCTTCACCGATCTCTATGACGCCTGCGAGGCGATGGATATTCCGGCCGATACCACAACCTCGGAAACCGGGCTTGGCCAGTTCGAAGTCAACCTGATGCATTGCGACGACGCGCTGCGCGCCGCCGATGATGCCTGGTTCTTCAAGATGCTGGTGAAGGGGCTGGCGCGCCGTCACGGCTTTGCGGCGTCTTTCATGGCGAAGCCCTATGCCGATTATTCGGGCTCGGGCCTGCATACGCATTTCTCGGTGCTGGACCAGAAGGGCGACAATATCTTCGATTCCGGTGGCCCCAAAGGCACCGCCCTGCTGCGCCATGCCGTGGCCGGCTGCCTGGAGGCAATGCACGATTCGACGCTTCTCTTCGCGCCCCATGCCAACAGCTTTGACCGGCTGGTGCCCGATGCCCATGCGCCCACCGCGATCTGCTGGGGCTATGAGAACCGCACCGCCGCGATCCGCATTCCCTCGGGCAACCCGGCGGCGCGGCGGATCGAGCATCGCGTGGCGGGGGGGGATGTGAACCCCTATCTGATGCTCGCAGCCATCCTTGGCGCGGCACTTTCGGGAATCGAAGACGGGAAGGAACCCGTCGCACCGATCAGCGGCAATTCCTATGCGCTTGATCTGCCGCAGATCCCGACGACCTGGCAGGATGCCATCGACGCCTTTGAATTCTCGCCGCATGTCGCGCGGTTCCTGCCGCCCGAGCTGATCGCCAATATGGTGATGACCAAGCGTCAGGAACTGCATTACACCGCCGAGCTTTCGCCCGAAGAACTGGTCGAACTTTATCTCGATACCGTATGA